In the Pseudomonas sp. ADAK2 genome, one interval contains:
- a CDS encoding autotransporter-associated beta strand repeat-containing protein has protein sequence MVGVFVGIISPQAMAACTPGSPAAGGTVTCSGVPSLPLFLNTFSSAVNDLTVNVGSAAQLNATLGGQVLNLTGNNITLNNSGLIDPALLGAVTALSAGAVIGNAGASVMNITNAATGIIRGTGDLLGVNLVSLNGMALNLNNSAGGSTNIVNNGTIGSTNLLNLTLFSADTPVVAARGGAQVNVINAGTINGRMAFETSGSGNTFVNSGTISGGVSMGDGSTNTFTAITGSTISAGGGIGLALGGLIGVNLTFAPTGQIDGGAGGINSLILQNPIGIGGGTSGVGTVSSANYVNFNNLTINSGTWTLQGPLVSGSTTLNGGIAQFNNSATFGSGVLTVNGGGLQASTGGLTLSNLINVGAAGLLLQGTNAITVGNVISGSGGITKNGTGQLILNGANTYLGATTLNGGSVQLGNNQAFSTGTVTFGGSTVLQAPGTITLNNNIVLNSAIGTSGVGSLTLAGLISGAGGISKNGSGTLALTGNNAGYTGSTDLNAGTLSLANNNALGSGSLNVNAAASLNTTTGVTLNNSVALNGNLTVVGSNNLTLNGLVSGTSGLIKNGLSTLTLTGNNTYQGPTSLNAGALVLASNTGLGTGALNAAAGTSLDTNLAVTLANAVNLGGDLTLGGTQALGLTGAINGAGGLIKNGSAALNLSGNNGYAGNTTLNAGTLILGSNTALGLGTLNTAAGTTLDASSTVAVANAVNTTGDLTLGGTANLTLGGVVGGTGGLIKNGAANLTLNGANTFLGNTTLNAGTLTVGNANALSGGVLTVAGSSTLDSSAGVAIANNIALNADLSVGGTNQLTLDGVVSGTNQLIKNGAANLALNGVNTFQGGTTLNAGSITVGNVDALSTGALTVGGASTLTGSSALALNNAINLNANLTTGGANALTLGGVIGGLGGLIKTGASSLTLNGANTYSGTTALNAGTLIVGSNTAIGSGALNASGGTTLDTSTATTLANAVNLGGNLTLGGTNALILNGAVSGIGGLIKNGAADLTLNHANNYLGSTALNNGTLIVGASGALGAGALNAAANTTLDSNTAVSLSNQVNLAGAFNVGGTADLTLTGLVNGAGSLVKNGTGNLVLSGANGFLGGTTLNAGTLTVGNGSALGLGGLIVAGAATLDSNAPASLGNNVALNADLTVGGTSNLTLGGVVSGTNQLIKNGASNLTLNGVNTYQGNTTLNAGSLTLGSGAALGTGALIVGGTSTLDNSAAFTVANAVTLNADLNVAGNNNLNLGGVIDGAGALNKNGLSDLTLSGNNSFTGALNILSGSVTAASTGALGNTSGANISAGASLNLGTDASLAGLNGSGDVLIGSGNTLSVGGVNTTSTFDGGLAGPGSLTKVGTGTLNLTGINGLTGDTAVNGGTLDLSGSLGSANVNVNSGATLTGTGSVLGTLNVNNGGHLGLSSGNTLSVGSLALNSTSNMDVALGTPSTNSLLNIGGNLTLDGLLNVSDAGGFGVGVYRLINYTGSLLNLGMNVGATPIGYSLADLALQTSVGNQINLLVTAPNANLRFWDGSQTIPNGSVDGGNGTWSAGSTNWTSVDGLTNQTWASDFAIFQGTAGNVTVLGPQAFTGMQFVTDGYNVLTGAAGKLTAVNGTSGNTAIRVDPGSTATISVAIDGAGTLAKLDSGTLVLNGANSYTGGTLLNGGTLVVGNNTALGSGVLTTASGTTLDSNAAVTLGNAVDLASNLNIGGSNALTLNGAISGVGGLVKAGGANLTLGGNNSFLGPVSLLSGGVVLASDAALGAGALNAANATTLDAATAVTVGNVINLAGNLTVAGTADLTLAGAVNGAGSLSKTGAANLVLNGTNGFLGGVDLNAGTLTVGNASGLGLGNLTVSGASTLDNNTVLSLANNVGLNASVAVGGSNDLTLGGVISGAGGLSKNGAANLTLNGVNVYQGDTTLNAGTLTLGNATALGTGALTVAGASTLDNSSALSVANNVNVNAALNVAGVNNLTLSGIVAGAGSLSKNGAADLTLSGNNTFSGTFNVLGGSLSTTSATALGNNAGVNLGAGTSLNLGASGSLASLTGSGTAQVGAGNTLSLGGGNVSSTFDGVLDGSGLLDKLGSGTFTLTGINSLTGDTSVNGGTLNVSGSLASANVAVNGGGTLAGSGSLLGAVNVADGGHVALATGSTLSVGSLALSGNSNLDVGLGVPVSGGGNALINVGGNLTLDGNLNVSDIGGFGSGVYRIINYTGALTDNGLLVGSVPGSVAPGDLQVQTAVGNQVNLLVTAPNTTVQFWDGTQAVGNGAIDGGSGTWGSGNTNWTNVDGTVNLGWANSFAVFQGTAGTVTVNGTQSITGMQFVTDGYSLVNGTAGALNLVNGGLGNATLRVDPNNTATLGVAINGAGTLGKYDTGTLVLNGVNGYTGGTALNGGTLVAGNNAALGSGVLTAANGTTLDSNAAVSLANAVVLNGGMSVAGSNALTLGGVVSGTGSLIKNGASSLTLNGSNTYAGGTQLNAGSLVLGNNSAIGTGALSVGGSAQLDSAAALQLANAINLGGQLTLAGTQDTTLSGVIIGTGSLVKNGNGALLLNGTNTYSGGTTLNGGSTSGNTASLQGAILNNAALTFEQTSNGSYTGNLTGSGTLTKNGSGDLLLTGTNGLTGDTNVQAGSLLVNGTLNSANVNVASGAKIGGTGQLTGAVQLASGATLVGGGSVTPLSFGALTLSSGTNLDFSLGSATSSTNVVNVAGNLTLDGTLNVSDAGGFGTGVYQLFRYGGDLTDNGLAYGTLPGGVLPASLTLQTALANQVNLLVQGSAGEAQFWNGGKTNADGTISGGDGIWGSGTNWTNAGGTESQGSARRFAIFGGQGGTVTVVGNQGFTGLQVLDSGYRLVAGTDGSLSPTNAADGSLAAVRINGGVTSEISAPLVGTGGIEKLDSGILVLSGANTYSGGTTVSGGTLVGNTTSLQGRILNNARVMFAQANNGFFNGVLSGTGDVVKQGAGSLLLEGDHPFSGTVEVEQGLLIVGDPPATLAGQVTVFNGAALTGNGSVGGVINHGVFSSGANGEILRVTGNLANAPDGLLALTLTSPTITPLVVGGTATLDGGLVVNNLVPFTGNTTYALITADGGVNGTFSAADLPDTAFLDTALIYRANEVDLAVSRNQTSFADVAATGNQRGVASALSRNGLAGAALQNEIINLSTGGARAAFDSLSGEIHASTASAILEDSRYIRDAVNDRMRQPSCSGPDDPRRALAPSENRLTSGGCHGEMVGWMRALGAWGEMDGNSNTAKLDRNLSGFMLGTDKQIDDQWRAGMAAGYTRSDLDAHDRRSDATVDSYHLAAYLNSQFDALAVRLGAAYSWHDIETKRDVSVGGYNDRLEGDYDARSAQVFGEVGYTVEAAGLALEPFAGLAYVNYDSDTVHEKGGVGRLKADSSQDITFSTLGLRAGKVITLANGGQFTPRAAIGWRHAFGDTKPDADLSFIDGGASFSTQGVPIAKDSAMLEAGVDFQVSKTGKLGLGYSGQLASKNEDHAMTVSFTLGF, from the coding sequence ATGGTTGGCGTGTTTGTCGGCATCATCAGCCCTCAAGCCATGGCCGCCTGTACGCCCGGCAGCCCGGCGGCGGGCGGTACGGTGACCTGTAGCGGCGTGCCCTCGCTGCCGCTGTTTCTCAATACCTTTTCCAGCGCGGTGAATGACCTGACGGTCAACGTCGGCTCCGCCGCACAACTGAACGCCACCCTCGGCGGGCAGGTGCTGAACCTCACGGGCAACAACATTACGCTGAACAACTCGGGGTTGATTGACCCTGCGTTATTGGGCGCGGTGACAGCACTGAGCGCGGGCGCGGTGATCGGCAACGCCGGCGCCTCGGTGATGAACATCACCAACGCCGCCACCGGCATTATCCGCGGCACCGGCGACTTGCTCGGCGTCAATCTGGTCAGCCTCAACGGCATGGCGTTGAACCTCAATAACAGCGCCGGCGGCAGCACCAACATCGTCAACAACGGCACGATCGGTTCGACGAACTTGTTGAACCTGACGCTGTTCTCCGCCGACACCCCGGTCGTCGCGGCGCGCGGCGGCGCCCAGGTCAACGTGATCAACGCCGGCACCATCAACGGCCGGATGGCCTTCGAGACTTCGGGCAGCGGCAACACCTTCGTCAACTCCGGCACCATCAGCGGTGGCGTGTCGATGGGCGACGGCAGCACCAACACCTTCACTGCGATCACCGGTTCGACCATCTCTGCCGGCGGCGGCATCGGCCTGGCGCTGGGCGGGTTGATCGGCGTCAACCTGACCTTCGCCCCGACCGGCCAGATCGACGGCGGCGCTGGCGGTATCAACTCGCTGATCCTGCAAAACCCGATCGGCATCGGCGGCGGCACCTCCGGGGTCGGCACTGTTTCGAGCGCCAACTACGTCAACTTCAACAACCTGACGATCAACAGCGGCACCTGGACGCTGCAAGGACCGCTGGTCAGCGGCAGCACCACGCTCAATGGCGGTATCGCCCAGTTCAACAACAGCGCGACCTTCGGCAGCGGCGTCCTGACCGTCAATGGCGGCGGCTTGCAGGCCAGCACTGGCGGCTTGACGTTGAGCAACTTGATCAACGTGGGCGCTGCTGGCTTGCTGCTGCAGGGCACCAATGCCATCACCGTCGGCAACGTGATCAGCGGCAGCGGCGGCATCACCAAGAACGGCACCGGCCAATTGATTCTCAACGGTGCCAACACCTATTTGGGCGCCACCACCCTCAACGGCGGCTCGGTGCAACTGGGCAATAACCAGGCGTTCAGCACCGGCACGGTGACGTTCGGCGGTTCCACCGTCTTGCAGGCGCCGGGCACCATTACCCTGAACAACAACATTGTGCTCAACAGCGCCATCGGCACTTCCGGTGTCGGCAGTCTGACCCTGGCCGGGCTGATCAGTGGCGCGGGCGGTATTTCGAAAAACGGCAGCGGCACCCTGGCGCTGACCGGCAACAACGCTGGTTACACCGGCAGCACCGACCTCAACGCCGGGACCCTGAGCCTGGCCAACAACAATGCGCTCGGCAGCGGCTCGCTGAACGTCAACGCGGCGGCGAGCCTCAACACCACCACCGGTGTGACCCTGAATAATTCGGTGGCGCTGAACGGCAACCTGACCGTCGTCGGCAGCAACAACCTGACCCTCAATGGCCTGGTTTCCGGCACCAGCGGCTTGATCAAAAATGGCTTGTCGACCCTGACCCTGACCGGCAACAACACCTACCAGGGCCCGACCTCGCTGAACGCCGGGGCACTGGTTTTGGCCTCGAACACCGGGCTGGGCACCGGCGCGTTGAACGCGGCGGCCGGTACTTCCCTGGACACCAACCTTGCAGTGACGCTGGCCAACGCGGTCAACCTCGGCGGCGACCTGACCCTCGGTGGCACCCAGGCGCTGGGCCTGACCGGCGCCATCAATGGCGCGGGCGGATTGATCAAGAACGGCAGCGCCGCCCTGAACCTCAGCGGCAACAACGGTTACGCCGGCAACACCACACTGAACGCAGGCACCCTGATTCTCGGCTCCAACACGGCGCTGGGCCTGGGCACCTTGAACACGGCGGCGGGCACCACGCTGGATGCCAGCTCCACCGTCGCAGTGGCCAACGCGGTGAACACCACCGGTGACCTGACCCTCGGCGGCACCGCCAACCTGACCCTCGGCGGCGTGGTCGGCGGCACGGGTGGGCTGATCAAGAACGGCGCGGCCAACCTGACCCTCAACGGCGCCAACACTTTCCTCGGCAACACCACCTTGAACGCGGGCACCCTGACCGTGGGCAACGCCAATGCCTTGAGCGGCGGTGTGCTGACAGTGGCCGGTTCTTCGACGCTGGACAGTAGCGCCGGTGTCGCCATCGCCAACAACATCGCGCTGAACGCCGACCTGAGTGTCGGCGGCACTAACCAACTGACCCTCGACGGCGTGGTCAGCGGCACCAACCAGTTGATCAAGAACGGCGCGGCGAACCTGGCGCTGAACGGCGTCAACACCTTCCAGGGTGGCACCACGCTGAATGCTGGCAGCATCACCGTCGGTAATGTCGATGCACTGAGCACCGGTGCCCTGACCGTAGGCGGCGCGAGCACGCTCACCGGCAGCTCGGCCCTGGCCCTGAACAACGCGATCAACCTCAACGCCAACCTGACCACCGGCGGTGCCAATGCCCTGACCCTCGGCGGCGTCATCGGCGGTCTGGGCGGGCTGATCAAAACCGGCGCGTCCAGCCTGACCCTGAACGGCGCCAACACCTATTCCGGCACCACGGCGCTAAACGCCGGCACCCTGATCGTCGGTTCGAATACCGCAATCGGTAGTGGCGCGTTGAACGCGTCGGGCGGCACCACCCTCGACACCAGCACCGCCACCACCCTGGCCAACGCAGTCAACCTGGGCGGCAACCTGACCCTCGGCGGCACCAACGCGCTGATCCTCAACGGTGCCGTCAGCGGTATCGGCGGCTTGATCAAAAACGGCGCGGCCGACCTGACCCTCAATCACGCCAACAACTACCTCGGCTCCACGGCGCTGAACAACGGCACGCTGATCGTCGGTGCCAGCGGCGCCTTGGGCGCCGGTGCTTTGAACGCGGCGGCCAACACCACGCTGGACAGCAACACCGCCGTGAGCCTGAGCAACCAGGTGAACCTGGCCGGTGCCTTTAACGTCGGCGGCACGGCCGACCTGACCCTGACCGGGCTGGTCAACGGCGCGGGCAGCCTGGTGAAAAACGGTACCGGCAATCTGGTGCTCAGCGGTGCCAACGGCTTCCTCGGCGGCACCACGTTGAACGCCGGCACCCTGACCGTCGGCAACGGCTCGGCACTCGGCCTTGGTGGTTTGATCGTTGCCGGCGCGGCGACTCTGGACAGCAACGCCCCGGCCAGCCTGGGCAACAACGTAGCGCTGAATGCCGACCTGACCGTCGGCGGCACCTCGAACCTGACATTGGGCGGCGTCGTCAGCGGCACCAACCAGTTGATCAAGAACGGCGCGTCCAACCTGACCCTCAATGGCGTCAACACCTACCAGGGCAACACCACCCTGAATGCCGGCAGCCTGACCTTGGGCAGCGGCGCGGCGCTAGGCACTGGCGCGCTGATCGTCGGCGGCACTTCGACCCTGGACAACAGCGCAGCCTTCACCGTGGCCAACGCCGTGACCCTGAATGCCGACCTGAACGTGGCCGGCAACAACAACCTGAACCTCGGTGGCGTCATCGATGGCGCCGGTGCGCTGAATAAAAACGGCCTGTCTGACCTGACCTTGAGTGGCAACAACAGCTTCACCGGGGCGTTGAACATTCTGTCCGGCAGCGTCACCGCCGCCAGCACCGGCGCATTGGGCAACACCTCTGGCGCCAACATCAGTGCCGGCGCCAGCCTCAACCTCGGCACCGATGCCAGCCTTGCCGGCCTCAACGGCAGCGGCGATGTGCTGATCGGTTCGGGCAACACGTTGTCAGTGGGTGGCGTCAATACCACCAGCACTTTTGACGGTGGCCTGGCCGGTCCTGGTAGCTTGACTAAAGTCGGCACCGGCACCCTCAACCTCACCGGTATCAACGGTCTTACCGGCGACACCGCAGTCAACGGCGGCACCCTGGACCTCAGCGGTTCCCTGGGCAGTGCCAACGTCAACGTCAACAGTGGCGCGACCCTGACCGGCACCGGTTCGGTGCTGGGCACGTTGAACGTGAACAACGGCGGTCACCTGGGCTTGAGCAGCGGCAACACCTTGTCGGTCGGTTCGCTGGCCCTGAACAGCACCTCCAACATGGACGTCGCCCTCGGCACACCGTCCACCAATTCGCTGCTGAACATCGGCGGCAACCTGACCCTGGACGGCCTGCTCAACGTCAGCGACGCCGGTGGTTTCGGTGTTGGCGTGTATCGCCTGATCAACTACACCGGCAGCCTGCTGAACCTGGGCATGAACGTCGGTGCGACCCCGATTGGCTACAGCCTGGCGGACCTGGCGCTGCAAACATCGGTCGGTAACCAGATCAACCTGCTGGTGACCGCGCCTAACGCGAACCTGCGTTTCTGGGACGGCAGCCAGACCATTCCAAACGGTTCGGTGGACGGCGGCAACGGCACCTGGAGTGCCGGCAGCACCAACTGGACCTCGGTCGATGGCTTGACCAATCAGACCTGGGCCAGCGACTTTGCAATCTTCCAAGGCACGGCGGGTAACGTGACAGTGCTCGGTCCGCAGGCCTTCACCGGCATGCAGTTCGTCACTGACGGCTATAACGTGCTGACCGGCGCGGCGGGGAAACTGACCGCCGTGAATGGCACCAGCGGCAACACGGCGATCCGGGTTGATCCGGGCTCCACGGCGACCATCAGCGTCGCCATCGACGGCGCTGGCACCCTGGCCAAACTCGACAGCGGCACCCTGGTGCTCAACGGTGCCAACAGTTACACCGGCGGCACTTTGCTTAATGGCGGCACACTCGTCGTGGGCAACAACACGGCGCTGGGCAGCGGTGTGCTGACCACCGCTTCGGGCACCACTCTGGACAGCAACGCCGCCGTCACCCTGGGCAATGCCGTCGATCTGGCGAGTAACCTGAATATCGGTGGCAGCAATGCCCTGACCCTCAACGGCGCGATCAGTGGCGTCGGGGGGCTGGTCAAGGCGGGCGGGGCCAACCTGACCCTCGGCGGCAATAACAGCTTCCTCGGCCCGGTGAGCCTGCTTTCCGGTGGCGTGGTGCTGGCCTCCGACGCGGCACTCGGTGCCGGTGCGCTGAACGCCGCCAACGCCACCACCCTGGACGCCGCGACAGCGGTGACCGTCGGCAACGTGATCAACCTGGCAGGCAACCTCACCGTCGCCGGCACCGCTGACCTGACCCTCGCCGGTGCCGTCAACGGTGCCGGTAGCCTGAGCAAAACCGGCGCGGCCAACCTGGTGCTCAATGGCACCAACGGCTTCCTCGGCGGTGTCGACCTGAACGCCGGGACCCTGACAGTCGGCAATGCCTCGGGCCTGGGCCTGGGCAACCTGACCGTGAGTGGCGCTTCGACGCTGGATAACAACACGGTGCTGAGCCTGGCCAACAACGTTGGCCTGAATGCCAGCGTGGCGGTGGGCGGCAGCAATGACCTGACCCTCGGCGGTGTGATCAGTGGTGCCGGCGGCCTGAGCAAGAATGGCGCGGCCAACCTGACCCTTAACGGCGTCAACGTCTATCAGGGCGATACGACCCTCAACGCCGGCACCCTGACCCTCGGCAACGCCACGGCGCTGGGCACTGGCGCATTGACCGTCGCCGGCGCTTCGACACTGGATAACAGCTCGGCGCTCAGCGTCGCCAACAACGTCAACGTCAACGCCGCGCTGAACGTAGCCGGTGTCAATAACCTGACCCTGTCCGGCATCGTCGCCGGTGCCGGAAGCCTGAGCAAAAACGGCGCGGCGGACCTGACCCTCAGCGGCAACAACACCTTCAGCGGCACCTTCAACGTCCTCGGCGGCAGCTTGAGCACTACCAGCGCCACGGCCCTGGGCAACAACGCCGGAGTCAATCTGGGGGCGGGCACCAGCCTCAACCTCGGTGCTTCCGGCAGCCTCGCCAGCCTGACCGGCAGCGGCACGGCGCAGGTCGGCGCAGGCAACACGCTAAGCCTCGGCGGCGGCAATGTCAGCAGCACCTTTGACGGTGTGCTCGATGGCAGCGGTTTGCTCGACAAACTCGGCAGCGGCACGTTCACCCTCACTGGCATCAACAGCCTGACGGGCGACACCAGCGTCAACGGCGGCACCCTGAATGTCAGCGGTTCCCTGGCCAGCGCCAATGTCGCGGTCAACGGCGGCGGCACATTGGCCGGCAGCGGTAGCCTCCTTGGCGCAGTGAACGTCGCCGATGGCGGTCACGTCGCACTGGCCACCGGCAGCACTTTATCGGTGGGTTCGCTGGCCTTGAGCGGCAACTCCAACCTTGACGTCGGGCTCGGTGTGCCGGTGTCCGGTGGCGGTAATGCGCTGATCAATGTCGGCGGCAACCTGACCCTCGACGGCAACTTGAACGTGAGCGATATCGGCGGCTTCGGCAGCGGTGTGTATCGCATCATCAACTACACCGGCGCCTTGACCGATAACGGTCTGCTGGTTGGCAGCGTGCCGGGCAGCGTAGCGCCGGGTGATCTGCAAGTGCAGACCGCCGTAGGCAATCAGGTCAACCTGCTGGTCACCGCACCCAACACCACCGTACAGTTCTGGGATGGCACGCAAGCGGTAGGCAACGGTGCAATCGATGGCGGCAGCGGCACCTGGGGCAGTGGCAACACCAACTGGACCAATGTCGATGGCACCGTCAATCTGGGCTGGGCCAACAGCTTTGCGGTATTCCAAGGCACGGCGGGCACGGTCACGGTCAACGGCACGCAAAGCATCACTGGCATGCAGTTCGTCACCGACGGCTACAGCCTGGTTAACGGCACGGCGGGCGCACTGAACCTGGTCAACGGTGGCTTGGGCAACGCGACCTTACGCGTCGATCCGAACAACACCGCGACCCTCGGCGTGGCAATCAACGGCGCCGGCACTCTGGGCAAATACGACACCGGCACCCTGGTGCTCAACGGCGTCAACGGTTACACCGGCGGCACTGCGCTGAACGGCGGCACCCTGGTGGCGGGCAATAACGCGGCACTGGGCAGTGGCGTACTGACTGCCGCCAACGGCACCACGCTGGACAGCAACGCTGCCGTCAGCCTCGCGAACGCAGTGGTATTGAACGGTGGCATGAGCGTCGCCGGCTCCAACGCGTTGACCCTCGGGGGTGTCGTCAGCGGCACCGGCAGCCTGATCAAGAACGGCGCTTCCAGCCTGACCCTCAATGGCAGTAACACCTACGCCGGTGGCACGCAGTTGAACGCCGGATCCCTGGTCCTCGGCAATAACAGCGCCATCGGCACCGGCGCACTCAGCGTCGGTGGCAGCGCGCAACTGGACAGCGCCGCGGCCCTGCAACTGGCTAACGCGATCAACCTCGGCGGGCAGTTGACCCTGGCCGGCACCCAGGACACCACCCTCAGTGGCGTCATTATTGGCACCGGCAGCCTGGTGAAAAACGGCAACGGCGCGTTGTTGCTCAACGGCACCAATACTTACAGCGGCGGCACCACCCTGAACGGCGGCAGCACCAGCGGCAACACTGCCAGCCTGCAAGGCGCGATCCTTAACAACGCGGCACTGACCTTCGAGCAAACCAGCAACGGCAGCTACACCGGTAACCTCACAGGCAGCGGCACGCTGACCAAAAACGGCAGCGGCGATTTGCTGCTCACCGGCACCAACGGCCTCACGGGCGACACCAACGTCCAGGCTGGCTCGTTGCTGGTCAACGGCACGCTCAACAGCGCGAATGTGAACGTAGCGAGCGGGGCAAAAATCGGTGGCACTGGCCAACTCACTGGTGCGGTACAACTGGCCAGCGGCGCGACCCTGGTTGGCGGTGGCAGCGTTACGCCGTTGTCGTTCGGCGCCCTTACCTTGTCTTCGGGCACAAACCTGGACTTCAGTCTCGGCTCAGCGACCAGTTCCACCAATGTGGTCAACGTCGCCGGCAACCTGACCCTCGACGGCACACTGAACGTCAGCGATGCCGGCGGCTTCGGCACCGGCGTCTATCAACTGTTCCGCTACGGCGGCGACCTGACTGACAATGGCCTGGCCTACGGCACGCTGCCCGGTGGTGTATTGCCGGCCAGCCTGACCCTGCAAACCGCGCTGGCCAATCAGGTTAATCTGCTGGTGCAAGGCAGCGCCGGTGAAGCGCAGTTCTGGAACGGTGGCAAGACCAACGCTGACGGGACGATCAGCGGCGGTGATGGTATCTGGGGCTCGGGCACCAACTGGACGAATGCCGGTGGTACGGAAAGCCAGGGTTCGGCTCGTCGGTTCGCGATATTTGGCGGGCAGGGCGGCACGGTGACGGTGGTCGGTAACCAGGGCTTCACCGGGTTGCAGGTCCTCGACAGCGGGTATCGCCTGGTTGCCGGGACGGACGGCAGTCTGTCTCCGACCAACGCAGCCGATGGCAGCCTGGCCGCCGTTCGGATCAACGGCGGCGTGACCAGCGAAATCTCGGCACCCCTGGTGGGCACGGGCGGGATCGAGAAACTCGATTCCGGCATCCTGGTACTCAGTGGCGCCAACACCTACAGCGGCGGCACCACCGTCAGCGGCGGTACGCTGGTCGGTAACACCACCAGCTTGCAGGGTCGCATCCTCAACAATGCGCGGGTGATGTTTGCCCAGGCCAACAACGGGTTCTTCAACGGCGTACTCAGCGGTACCGGTGATGTGGTCAAGCAAGGCGCCGGATCGCTGCTGTTAGAGGGTGATCATCCGTTCAGTGGCACCGTTGAAGTCGAGCAGGGCCTGTTGATCGTCGGTGATCCACCGGCGACGCTGGCCGGGCAGGTCACCGTGTTCAATGGCGCCGCCCTGACCGGTAACGGCAGCGTTGGTGGGGTGATCAACCATGGGGTGTTCTCGTCCGGTGCGAACGGCGAGATCCTGAGAGTGACGGGCAACCTGGCCAACGCCCCGGACGGTCTGCTGGCGCTGACGCTCACCTCGCCGACCATCACTCCGTTGGTGGTGGGTGGCACCGCGACCCTCGATGGCGGCCTGGTGGTGAACAACCTGGTGCCGTTCACCGGCAACACCACTTATGCGCTGATTACGGCGGACGGCGGTGTCAACGGAACGTTCAGCGCTGCCGATCTGCCGGATACCGCGTTCCTCGATACCGCGCTGATCTACCGCGCCAACGAAGTCGATCTGGCCGTCAGTCGCAACCAGACCTCCTTCGCCGACGTAGCGGCAACCGGCAATCAGCGCGGCGTGGCTTCGGCATTGAGCCGCAATGGCCTGGCCGGTGCGGCATTGCAGAACGAAATCATCAACCTGAGCACGGGCGGCGCCCGCGCGGCATTCGACAGCTTGTCCGGGGAGATTCACGCCAGCACCGCCAGCGCGATCCTCGAGGACTCGCGCTACATCCGCGACGCCGTCAACGACCGTATGCGCCAACCGTCCTGCAGTGGGCCAGACGATCCGCGCCGTGCCTTGGCACCTAGCGAAAATCGCCTGACCAGTGGCGGCTGCCACGGCGAAATGGTCGGCTGGATGCGCGCACTCGGTGCCTGGGGCGAGATGGATGGCAACAGCAACACCGCCAAGCTGGATCGCAACCTCAGCGGCTTCATGCTCGGCACCGACAAACAGATCGACGATCAATGGCGTGCCGGGATGGCCGCCGGTTACACCCGCAGCGACCTGGACGCCCATGACCGTCGTTCTGACGCCACAGTCGACAGCTACCACCTGGCCGCGTACCTCAACTCGCAGTTCGACGCCTTGGCCGTACGCCTGGGCGCCGCTTACAGCTGGCACGACATTGAAACCAAGCGCGACGTCAGCGTCGGCGGCTACAACGACCGGTTGGAAGGTGACTACGACGCCCGCAGTGCCCAGGTATTCGGTGAAGTGGGCTACACCGTCGAAGCGGCCGGCCTGGCGCTGGAACCGTTCGCCGGCCTGGCTTACGTCAACTACGACAGCGACACCGTGCATGAAAAAGGCGGAGTAGGGCGCCTGAAGGCTGATTCCAGCCAGGACATCACCTTCTCCACCCTGGGCCTGCGTGCCGGCAAAGTCATCACCCTGGCCAACGGCGGGCAATTCACCCCGCGTGCGGCCATCGGCTGGCGCCATGCCTTCGGCGACACCAAACCGGATGCTGACCTGAGCTTCATTGATGGCGGTGCCTCGTTCAGCACTCAAGGGGTACCGATTGCCAAGGACAGCGCGATGCTGGAAGCCGGCGTGGACTTCCAGGTCAGCAAGACCGGCAAACTCGGTCTTGGCTATTCGGGGCAGCTCGCGAGCAAAAACGAGGATCACGCGATGACCGTCAGCTTCACCCTCGGTTTCTGA